A genomic segment from Bacillus cereus G9842 encodes:
- a CDS encoding methyltransferase translates to MISGEIGVKDVIGGSVGDECAKQKRYTEVMKKFNEIIENDLHLESVLVPIGDGMKISKVKK, encoded by the coding sequence GTGATAAGTGGCGAAATTGGCGTGAAAGACGTTATTGGCGGTAGTGTAGGTGATGAGTGTGCGAAACAAAAACGTTATACAGAAGTTATGAAGAAGTTTAATGAAATAATAGAAAACGACTTGCATTTAGAATCTGTACTCGTTCCAATTGGTGATGGAATGAAGATTTCTAAAGTGAAGAAATAA
- a CDS encoding helix-turn-helix domain-containing protein, translating to MGSLYNLMKPYSEFRSKEEFNTYQKQVLKCYRFQLNKTDSIIIHFLGKYAVNEKQKTVGVACPLMETIAKNVGKSIRTVRRSIAKLEGLGIIKRVATKERHKRGGYSANLYIFLISAIDRMDDRMKMSACKSEDYAAGCSGKEQKNERETILSKNIPQIKEKRKITYELDETYCRHDIPKPFIYALLPMTSNPKKINIFWSKVELAYKKSGLLEQGVLLEQILADEEVYGNFIWRVKSVVRAYKYGEIRKNVKALLYSTVRDLFLEVGLEWGAALRRSKGIALFDPFKKEPCV from the coding sequence ATGGGAAGCTTATATAATTTAATGAAACCATATAGTGAATTTCGAAGTAAAGAAGAGTTTAATACATATCAAAAACAAGTTTTGAAGTGCTACCGATTTCAATTGAATAAAACTGATTCTATCATTATTCATTTTTTAGGAAAGTATGCGGTGAATGAGAAACAAAAAACAGTAGGAGTCGCCTGTCCGTTAATGGAGACGATTGCGAAGAATGTTGGAAAGAGTATTCGTACAGTACGCCGTTCAATTGCAAAGTTAGAGGGACTAGGAATTATAAAGCGTGTTGCAACAAAAGAAAGACATAAGCGCGGCGGGTATAGTGCGAATTTATATATTTTTCTTATATCTGCAATTGACCGCATGGATGACCGTATGAAAATGTCCGCTTGTAAAAGTGAGGATTATGCAGCTGGCTGTAGCGGAAAGGAACAAAAAAACGAGAGGGAAACAATTCTTTCTAAAAACATTCCACAAATAAAAGAGAAAAGAAAAATAACGTACGAGCTTGATGAGACGTATTGCCGTCATGATATACCGAAGCCTTTTATATACGCACTTCTGCCGATGACGAGTAATCCGAAGAAGATTAATATATTTTGGAGTAAGGTAGAACTTGCATATAAAAAGAGCGGATTGCTAGAGCAAGGTGTTTTACTAGAGCAAATATTAGCTGATGAAGAAGTGTATGGAAATTTCATTTGGCGAGTGAAGAGTGTCGTGAGAGCTTATAAATACGGGGAAATCCGTAAAAATGTGAAGGCACTTTTATATAGTACAGTGCGAGATTTATTTTTAGAGGTTGGATTAGAATGGGGAGCAGCACTGAGAAGAAGTAAGGGGATAGCGTTATTTGATCCATTTAAAAAGGAGCCATGCGTATAA
- a CDS encoding YxeA family protein produces MKRYIALFSILVVFASLLVGCDLNRMGKDEYYVQITVDGKEFDSKASDGQKFKDYEYKLTGFDKDGKEKELEFIAQKNLRKEAFLRVYHSDKKGVTAWEEVKKDELPAKVKEKLGVK; encoded by the coding sequence ATGAAAAGATACATTGCACTATTTAGTATTTTAGTTGTATTTGCAAGTCTGTTAGTTGGTTGTGATTTAAACCGTATGGGTAAAGATGAGTATTATGTTCAAATTACAGTAGATGGAAAAGAATTTGATAGTAAAGCTAGTGATGGGCAGAAATTTAAAGATTATGAATATAAGCTGACTGGCTTTGATAAAGACGGTAAAGAGAAAGAATTAGAATTCATAGCTCAAAAAAATCTTCGTAAAGAAGCATTCCTACGCGTATATCACTCAGATAAAAAAGGTGTAACAGCTTGGGAAGAAGTGAAGAAAGACGAGCTTCCAGCGAAAGTGAAAGAAAAATTAGGCGTGAAATAA
- a CDS encoding DUF523 domain-containing protein, whose translation MIVISACLGGIACRYDGNDNLVSKIEELLQKEDTVLICPEVLGGLPTPRPSAEIIGGNGDDVLDGKAKVMTKDGEDVTEAFVNGAYKALEQIKNLQPEYIILKERSPSCGSSTIYTGEFNGNKQTGYGVTTALFKRYGFKVFSEEEFESKKRN comes from the coding sequence ATGATCGTAATTAGCGCTTGTTTAGGTGGTATTGCTTGTCGATATGACGGAAATGACAATCTCGTTTCAAAAATAGAGGAGCTTCTGCAAAAAGAAGATACCGTCCTCATTTGTCCTGAAGTATTAGGGGGACTACCAACGCCTCGTCCTTCCGCTGAAATTATTGGCGGGAATGGCGACGACGTTTTGGACGGAAAAGCGAAAGTGATGACAAAAGATGGTGAAGATGTCACAGAAGCTTTCGTAAATGGCGCTTATAAAGCATTAGAACAAATTAAAAATTTACAACCAGAATATATTATTTTAAAGGAACGTAGTCCATCTTGTGGTAGTTCTACGATTTATACTGGAGAATTTAACGGTAATAAGCAAACTGGTTACGGGGTAACTACTGCTTTATTTAAAAGATACGGATTTAAAGTCTTTTCAGAAGAAGAATTTGAAAGCAAAAAAAGGAATTGA
- a CDS encoding GNAT family N-acetyltransferase yields the protein MNPILLDVPLQIETDRLILRAPLQAGEGNVVHEAIKDSIRELKPWLSLFQSIPTVEETEILLRNAHIDFLKRESFRYLIYHKETNDFVGTASLHRIDWKVSKCEIGYWINTQFSGSGYMTETVSALTNLGFQLFKFRRIEIRCECNNTKSRALPEKLGFELEGILRNEDFSSDGKQLTDTCIYAKIK from the coding sequence ATGAATCCTATTTTATTAGATGTTCCGTTACAAATAGAAACAGACAGACTCATTCTTCGAGCACCACTTCAAGCAGGTGAAGGGAATGTAGTACATGAAGCTATTAAAGATTCAATTCGTGAATTAAAGCCATGGTTGTCTTTATTCCAGTCCATTCCTACTGTTGAAGAAACGGAAATTCTTCTGAGAAATGCGCATATAGATTTTTTGAAAAGAGAAAGCTTTCGCTATCTTATCTATCATAAAGAGACGAATGATTTTGTTGGAACAGCTAGCCTTCATCGAATTGATTGGAAGGTTTCTAAATGTGAAATTGGATACTGGATTAACACGCAATTTAGTGGCAGTGGATATATGACAGAAACAGTAAGTGCGTTAACAAACCTTGGATTTCAGTTATTCAAATTTAGAAGGATTGAAATACGATGTGAATGTAATAACACGAAAAGTCGTGCACTCCCTGAAAAACTAGGCTTTGAACTTGAAGGGATATTACGTAATGAAGATTTTTCATCTGACGGCAAACAACTAACTGATACTTGCATCTATGCAAAAAT